Sequence from the Segatella copri genome:
AAAGTTCAAAGTTCAATGGTCAAAGTTCAAAGCAACAAAGGATTAGCTAAACGAATCGTTCCTTGTCTTGATGTAAAGAACGGCGAGACGGTAAAGGGAACCAATTTCGTAAACCTTCGCAGCGCTGGTGACCCGGTAGAACTGGGAAAAGCTTATAGCGATGCTGGAGCCGATGAGCTCGTATTCCTCGATATTACAGCGAGTTTCGAAGAGCGCAAAACCTTTACGGATATGGTAACCCGCGTGGCTGCCGAAATCAATATCCCATTTACTGTGGGAGGTGGAATCAATGAACTCAAAGATGTTGACCGCCTGCTCAACGCAGGAGCTGACAAGGTTAGCATCAACAGTGCTGCCATCCGACATCCGGAGCTCATCAATGAAATTGCCAACCATTATGGCTCACAGGTTTGCGTATGCGCCATTGATGCACGTCTCGATTCTGACGGCTGGCACTGTTATGTAAAAGGCGGAAGAGAACGGGTGGAACTAGGACTGTTTGACTGGGCTAAGGAAGTAGCCGACCGGGGTGCCGGTGAAATTCTCTTTACCAGTATGGATCATGACGGTGTGAAACAGGGATTCGCAAACGAGGCCCTCGCCCGTCTTGCTGAAGAAGTAAGCATTCCTATCATCGCCTCAGGAGGTGCTGGAAAGATGGAGCATTTCCGCGATGCGTTCACCCAAGGCAAGGCTGATGCTGCCCTGGCAGCTAGCGTGTTCCACTTCGGTGAAATCGCCATTCCTGACCTCAAGAAATACCTGAGAGAAGAAGGAATCAACGTGAGAATATAGAACACGTAAGGATACTGAGACACGTGAATATAACAATGTAAGAAAATAAAAACATGATAAAATGGAAATAGATTTCGAAAAATTAGGCGGACTGGTTCCTGCCATCATCCAAGACGCAGTTACAAAGAACGTCTTGATGCTTGGCTTCATGAATCAGGAAGCATACGATAAGACAATAGCAACCAAAAAGGTAACATTCTGGAGCCGTTCACGCAACTGCCTCTGGACAAAAGGTGAAACATCAGGCAACTTCCTGAACCTCGTTAGCATTCAGAACGACTGCGATAACGACACCTTGCTGGTTAAGGTTCACCCAGATGGTCCAACCTGCCACAAAGGTACAGACACCTGCTGGGCAGAAGAGAATACACTCAACCCAATCCTCTTCCTCTCAGAGCTTCAGGACTTCATCAACAAGCGCCACGAAGAAATGCCAGAGGGAAGTTACACTACCAGCCTCTTCAAGAAAGGCGTTAACAAAATGGCGCAAAAGGTTGGAGAAGAAGCTGTTGAAACCATTATCGAAGCAACAAATGGCAACAACGAGAAACTCGTTTACGAGAGTTCAGACCTTCTCTATCACCTCATCGTTCTGCTCACAAGCAAGGGCTTGAGAATAGAAGATGTTGTGAAAGAACTTCAGATGCGTCACGATCCGGAATGGGATAAGAAACGCCGCGTTGCCAAGAGCAAGGGCGAAATGAAATAACAAACCAACATTAAGGAGAAAAAATAGAAGATGTTAATAGATTATCAGAACGTCAGCATATATCAGGCCGACAAGTGCGTGCTCCAAAACATCAATTTCCATATTGATGAAGGAGAATTCGCCTACCTTATCGGAAAAGTCGGCTCTGGTAAAAGTTCGCTATTAAAGACACTTTATTGCGAACTAGACCTTGTAGAAGGCGAAACCGAGAAGGCTGAAATTCTCGGCAGAGACCTCAAAACTATAAAGCGAAAGGAGATTCCGGCTCTGCGTAAAGAACTGGGAATCATCTTTCAGGATTTCCAGCTGCTACACGACCGCACCGTTCGCAAGAACTTTGAATTCGTGCTTAAGGCAACAGGCTGGAAAAACAAGAAAGACAGAGATAAGCGCATCGAAGAAGTACTCAACGAAGTGGGCATGATTGATAAAATCGACAAGATGCCTCATGAGCTCTCAGGTGGTGAGCAGCAGCGTGTAGCCATCGCCCGCGCCATTCTCAATAATCCAAAAATCATCATCGCCGATGAGCCTACAGGCAATCTCGACCCAGAGACAGCCAGCAACATCGTGAGTCTGCTGAAAGACATCACCAAACAAGGCACAGCTGTTGTGATGACAACCCATAACATCCCGATGCTCGACAAATTCCCAGGCATCGTTTACCGCTGTAAGGAAGGTGTGCTCTACGACGTAACAAATGAGTACAACCGTATCGACCTCACAGAGGATGGAGAAGATAATTAAGTGAAATAATTAAATAAAATTACGACTATGAAGGTAATGAAATTCGGAGGTACTTCTGTAGGCTCACCAGAGCGCATGAAGGGAGTAGCCTCTTTGGTTACAGAATCAGGTGAACCAACTTTCATCGTATTGTCTGCGATGAGCGGTACAACAAACTCTCTCGTTGAGATCTCTGACTATCTTTACAAGAAGAATCCAGAGGGCGCCAACGAGGTAATCAACAACTTGGAGAAGAAATACATGCAGCATGTAGAAGAACTCTACTCTACCGAGGAGATGAAAAATACGACTCGTGAGTTCTTGCAGGGCGAATTCAACTATCTCCGCTCATTCACCAAAGACCTCTTCACTTCTTTCGAGGAGAAGAGCATCGTGGCTCAGGGCGAGATGATGAGCACCAACATGGTTGTAAACTACTTGAAGGAACAGGGTGTAAAGGCTGTATTGCTCAACGCATTAGACTTTATGCGAACTGACAAGAACGCAGAACCAGATCCTCAGTACATCAAGGAGAAGTTGGCTGCTATCATGGAGCAGAACCAGGGCTATCAGATTTACATCACTCAGGGATTCATCTGCCGCAACGCATATGGCGAGGTTGACAATCTGCAGCGTGGCGGTAGCGACTACACCGCATCTCTTATCGGTGCAGCTCTCCCAGCTGAAGAGATTCAGATCTGGACCGACATCGACGGAATGCACAACAACGACCCTCGTGTCGTAGAGCACACTGAGGCTGTCCGCCAGTTGAACTTCGAGGAGGCCGCTGAGTTGGCTTACTTCGGTGCCAAGATTCTCCACCCTACCTGTGTTCAGCCAGCTAAGTATGCAGGCATCCCTGTACGCTTGAAGAACACCATGGATCCTAAGGCCGACGGTACAATCATCGACAATGTCATCGTACGCGGCAAGATCAAGGCTGTTGCTGCCAAGGACAACATCACAGCCATCAAGATCAAGAGTAGCCGCATGTTGCTCGCTACAGGTTTCCTCCGCAAGGTATTCGAAATCTTCGAGAGCTATCAGACTCCAATTGATATGATTGCCACTTCTGAGGTGGGTGTCAGCATGAGTATTGATAATGATTCTCATCTTAACGACATCGTAAACGAGCTGAAGAAATATGGTACAGTAACTGTAGATTCAGATATGTGTATTATCTGCGTTGTAGGTGATTTGGACTGGAGCAACGTTGGCTTCGAGACCATCGCTACCGATGCGATGAAGAACATTCCTGTACGCATGATTTCTTACGGTGGTTCTAACTATAACATCTCATTCCTCATCAGAGAGAAAGATAAGAAGCAGGCATTGCAGAACTTGAGCAACGTATTGTTCGAGAAGAAGTAATGCAAATGAAAACGAAGAGTGAAAAGTGAAGAATTCGTATGTAATGCTTCCTATCCACTCTTCGTTGGTTATTCTGATTTACAATAAATTGGATATTCTGATTTAACTATAATAAGGTATTAATTTAAGATTAAGTGAAATGAAAGGTACATTTCCGATAGATAAGTTTCAGGAGATACAGACTCCGTTCTACTATTACGACACCAATGTGTTGCGCCAGACATTGAAAACCATCAATGAAGAGGCTGGCAAGCACGAGGGATTTGAAGTGCACTATGCCGTAAAGGCAAATGCCAACCCTAAGGTGCTCAATATCATCTGTCAGGCTGGTTTAGGAGCCGACTGTGTGAGCGGAGGAGAAATTCAGGCTGCCATCAAAGCCGGATTCCCAGCCAGCAAGATTGTTTACGCTGGTGTAGGCAAAAGCGATTGGGAAATCAACCTCGGATTGGAGAAAGGCATCTTCTGCTTCAATGTAGAGAGTATTCCGGAGTTGGAAATCATCAACGAACTGGCTGAAAAACAGAATAAGATTGCACAGGTTTGTTTCCGCATCAATCCGGATGTCGGCGCCCATACGCATGCTAACATAACAACTGGTCTGGCAGAAAACAAGTTCGGTATTGCCATGCGCGACATGGAAGCCGTAATCGAAGAGGCTGCCAAGATGAAGAACATCAAGTTCCTGGGTCTGCACTTCCACATTGGTAGTCAGATACTTGATATGGGAGACTTCGAGGCTCTCTGTAACCGCATCAACGAGTTGCAAGACCAGTTGGAGGCTCATCACATCGTAGTAAAGAACATCAATGTAGGCGGTGGATTGGGTATCGATTACAACCATCCAAACCGTGTGCCTATCCCAGACTTCAAGGATTATTTTGATACATACGCTAAGAAACTGAAGTTGCGCGATGGTCAGAAGCTTCACTTCGAGTTGGGCCGCGCCGTAGTGGGTCAGATGGGTTCTCTCATCACCAAGACACTCTACATCAAGCAGGGCACAGCCAAGCAGTTTGCCATTGTGGATGCAGGAATGACCGACCTCATCCGTCCAGCCCTCTATCAGGCTTACCATAAGATTGAGAACATCTCAAGCGATGAACCTGTAGAAACTTACGACGTTGTAGGTCCAATCTGCGAATCAAGCGATGTCTTCGGCAAGGCTGTCGACATCAATAAAGCCCATCGCGGCGACCTCATCGCCCTCCGCTCAGCCGGAGCCTATGGTGAGATTATGGCGAGCCAGTATAACTGTCGCCAGTTGCCAAAGGGGTATATTACAGAAGACTTTTAATATAGTTGAAAGTTAAAAGTTAAGAGTTTATAGGATTCTCCTTTCTCTAGCTTTCTATATTACGAGAAAAAGAATATGATGATCATTAGTACAACTACTATAATAGCAGGCGCAGTGGTGGTTTTATTGGCGGTTCTCGGATCACTGATAAATCCATTTCTGCGCTCGTTGCGCTTTCAAAAAACAGAAACGGCAGAGAATCAACCTCCTGTCAGTATTCTCATTACCGCACACGATAATCTTGCTGAATTGGAGAGGAATCTCCCTATGTTCCTGCGCCAGCAGTATGCTGCCGACTATCAGGTAATCGTAGTCTGCCAGAGTACAGATGGCGAGACACAGGATTTTCTGAAGCGAACAGCAGCCGAGAACCCTCATCTGTATTATACTTACATTCCTGAGAGTTCACGCTACATGAGCCGCAAGAAATTGCAGATTACACTGGGTGTGAAGGCTGCCAAACATGAATGGATTATTCTGACAGAACCTAATTGCCGCCCAAGCAACGACAAGTGGCTGCAAACCATGGCCCGTCAATGTCAGGACCCTAACCATCTGGTATTGGGATATGTAGCCCTTGATGAGGAAACTAAGAGCGTACGCCGTTTCGACAGCATCCGCAAGGCTTACTATGTTTTGCGTCGTGCCCAACAGACCTACGGCTATCGCAGTCACATGCCAAACGTAGCGTTCCGCAAGAGCGACTTCATGAAGGAACAGGGCTATCAGGGCAACCTGGAATATGTTCGCGGCGAATACGATTTTCTCGTCAACAAGTATGCCCATTGTGGCGATACAGCTACAGAACTGGATTGCGATGCATGGCTCATCCGCGAAACACCATCGAACAAGAGCTGGCACAATGCCCACCTCTATCTGCAGGCTTCACGCAAGAGTTTGGAAAGAGCCGGTTCCATGCGAACCCTCATGTTCTTTGACCATCTCATGCCACATCTCAGCCTGATAGCAACGCTGGCCGTAGCAGCCTACTCTATCCTTATGAAGAATTGGATTCTTACAGGATGCGCAGGTTTCAGTTTCCTCCTGCTGTTCATCGGGAGAATGCTGATAGCCAACAAGGCCATCAAACACTTTGATGACGGAATAGCGATGTTCAAACTGCCATTCTTCGAATATGGAATTATCTGGAGAAATCTGGCTACCAAATTGCGCTATTGGCGGGCTGACAAAAACGATTTTACTTCTCATAAACTCTAAACAGGGTAAAAAGGAAGTAACAGTCTATCAGAATAATAACAGTCAAAAATAACCGACAGAACGATGAAAGTATATTTGTTCATTTCCAACCATAAGAAGTTGCTGAAGATGTATCTTCCATACATCGAAGCCTTGAATAAGCAGCTCGACATCACCAACAACCTGGTTGATGCCGACATTGTGTTGATTATAGGAGCATGGACATGGCAGGGAGCCCAGATAGCCAAGAAAGCAAAGCAGATGGACATTCCCTACATCGTTTGTCCACTAGGTGATATTTCTGAGAGAAATTGCAAGAACCCTTACTTGAAGCG
This genomic interval carries:
- the hisF gene encoding imidazole glycerol phosphate synthase subunit HisF, giving the protein MVKVQSNKGLAKRIVPCLDVKNGETVKGTNFVNLRSAGDPVELGKAYSDAGADELVFLDITASFEERKTFTDMVTRVAAEINIPFTVGGGINELKDVDRLLNAGADKVSINSAAIRHPELINEIANHYGSQVCVCAIDARLDSDGWHCYVKGGRERVELGLFDWAKEVADRGAGEILFTSMDHDGVKQGFANEALARLAEEVSIPIIASGGAGKMEHFRDAFTQGKADAALAASVFHFGEIAIPDLKKYLREEGINVRI
- the hisIE gene encoding bifunctional phosphoribosyl-AMP cyclohydrolase/phosphoribosyl-ATP diphosphatase HisIE, which codes for MEIDFEKLGGLVPAIIQDAVTKNVLMLGFMNQEAYDKTIATKKVTFWSRSRNCLWTKGETSGNFLNLVSIQNDCDNDTLLVKVHPDGPTCHKGTDTCWAEENTLNPILFLSELQDFINKRHEEMPEGSYTTSLFKKGVNKMAQKVGEEAVETIIEATNGNNEKLVYESSDLLYHLIVLLTSKGLRIEDVVKELQMRHDPEWDKKRRVAKSKGEMK
- a CDS encoding cell division ATP-binding protein FtsE; translated protein: MLIDYQNVSIYQADKCVLQNINFHIDEGEFAYLIGKVGSGKSSLLKTLYCELDLVEGETEKAEILGRDLKTIKRKEIPALRKELGIIFQDFQLLHDRTVRKNFEFVLKATGWKNKKDRDKRIEEVLNEVGMIDKIDKMPHELSGGEQQRVAIARAILNNPKIIIADEPTGNLDPETASNIVSLLKDITKQGTAVVMTTHNIPMLDKFPGIVYRCKEGVLYDVTNEYNRIDLTEDGEDN
- a CDS encoding aspartate kinase, which codes for MKVMKFGGTSVGSPERMKGVASLVTESGEPTFIVLSAMSGTTNSLVEISDYLYKKNPEGANEVINNLEKKYMQHVEELYSTEEMKNTTREFLQGEFNYLRSFTKDLFTSFEEKSIVAQGEMMSTNMVVNYLKEQGVKAVLLNALDFMRTDKNAEPDPQYIKEKLAAIMEQNQGYQIYITQGFICRNAYGEVDNLQRGGSDYTASLIGAALPAEEIQIWTDIDGMHNNDPRVVEHTEAVRQLNFEEAAELAYFGAKILHPTCVQPAKYAGIPVRLKNTMDPKADGTIIDNVIVRGKIKAVAAKDNITAIKIKSSRMLLATGFLRKVFEIFESYQTPIDMIATSEVGVSMSIDNDSHLNDIVNELKKYGTVTVDSDMCIICVVGDLDWSNVGFETIATDAMKNIPVRMISYGGSNYNISFLIREKDKKQALQNLSNVLFEKK
- the lysA gene encoding diaminopimelate decarboxylase gives rise to the protein MKGTFPIDKFQEIQTPFYYYDTNVLRQTLKTINEEAGKHEGFEVHYAVKANANPKVLNIICQAGLGADCVSGGEIQAAIKAGFPASKIVYAGVGKSDWEINLGLEKGIFCFNVESIPELEIINELAEKQNKIAQVCFRINPDVGAHTHANITTGLAENKFGIAMRDMEAVIEEAAKMKNIKFLGLHFHIGSQILDMGDFEALCNRINELQDQLEAHHIVVKNINVGGGLGIDYNHPNRVPIPDFKDYFDTYAKKLKLRDGQKLHFELGRAVVGQMGSLITKTLYIKQGTAKQFAIVDAGMTDLIRPALYQAYHKIENISSDEPVETYDVVGPICESSDVFGKAVDINKAHRGDLIALRSAGAYGEIMASQYNCRQLPKGYITEDF
- a CDS encoding glycosyltransferase family 2 protein — encoded protein: MMIISTTTIIAGAVVVLLAVLGSLINPFLRSLRFQKTETAENQPPVSILITAHDNLAELERNLPMFLRQQYAADYQVIVVCQSTDGETQDFLKRTAAENPHLYYTYIPESSRYMSRKKLQITLGVKAAKHEWIILTEPNCRPSNDKWLQTMARQCQDPNHLVLGYVALDEETKSVRRFDSIRKAYYVLRRAQQTYGYRSHMPNVAFRKSDFMKEQGYQGNLEYVRGEYDFLVNKYAHCGDTATELDCDAWLIRETPSNKSWHNAHLYLQASRKSLERAGSMRTLMFFDHLMPHLSLIATLAVAAYSILMKNWILTGCAGFSFLLLFIGRMLIANKAIKHFDDGIAMFKLPFFEYGIIWRNLATKLRYWRADKNDFTSHKL